From Synoicihabitans lomoniglobus, the proteins below share one genomic window:
- a CDS encoding response regulator encodes MSYHLPHTYSIMVLLVDDQAMVGEAVRRALATETDIDFHYCVNPAAAVKLATEIKPTVILQDLVMPGVDGLTLVREYRKNPATRDTPIIVLSTKEEAAVKSEAFAVGAHDYLVKLPDKIELIARIRHHSKAYINQLQRDAAYTALRESQQQLVDSNTALISLNQKLEEATKAKSEFLANMSHEIRSPMNGVIGMTTLLLDTPLDSEQRDFVDIVRSSGESLLTIINDILDFSKIESGKIELEDHPYTLHQCIEEALELLAPRALDKGLEVISQLDPTLPAMVVGDVTRLRQVIVNLLGNAIKFTAEGEVRVSVSRGETHPSGELTLNITVADTGIGIPPEKQDRLFKSFSQVDSSTTREFGGTGLGLAISKRLIELMSGSVSVESEADQGAKFHFDIKVRVEADTPPRWLAGVPELEGRRMLLLEDNAAQRENFQQLATGWGIDLIAVETAAAAREVLRKPESQFDLVVIDHEMLGNSADAVLTEMAGLPGSAASGVFLFTARGQAKPSRNFRIISKPLRPVSLLEQLARAVTGDQREEKRVASTSPFGDAERSLAERLPLRLLVVDDNAVNQKVACMLLKRLGYVADSVGNGLEALQALDQKTYDLILMDVQMPEMDGYETARRICEKWEPLDRPRPRIVAMTGNAMQGDRELCLEAGMDDYIAKPVRVDEVSAALERWGAECAAAR; translated from the coding sequence ATGAGCTATCACCTTCCCCATACGTATTCGATAATGGTCCTGCTAGTGGATGACCAAGCCATGGTGGGCGAGGCCGTTCGTCGGGCGCTGGCCACCGAAACGGACATTGATTTCCACTACTGTGTGAATCCGGCCGCCGCGGTGAAACTCGCGACGGAGATCAAACCCACGGTTATCCTGCAGGATTTGGTGATGCCAGGGGTGGATGGGCTGACCCTTGTGCGTGAATACCGCAAAAACCCGGCGACCCGCGACACTCCCATCATCGTGTTGTCGACGAAAGAGGAGGCGGCTGTGAAGAGTGAAGCCTTTGCGGTCGGCGCACACGATTACCTCGTGAAACTACCCGACAAAATCGAGTTGATTGCGCGCATTCGCCATCACTCCAAAGCGTATATCAACCAATTGCAGCGCGATGCCGCTTACACGGCGCTGCGCGAAAGTCAGCAGCAGCTGGTCGACAGCAATACCGCGTTGATCTCTCTGAATCAGAAGCTCGAGGAAGCCACGAAAGCCAAGTCGGAGTTTTTGGCCAACATGAGCCATGAAATTCGCTCCCCGATGAATGGCGTGATCGGAATGACGACACTGTTGTTGGACACGCCACTGGATTCGGAACAACGCGACTTTGTCGATATTGTGCGGAGCTCAGGCGAGAGTCTGCTGACCATCATCAACGACATACTCGATTTCTCCAAAATCGAATCGGGCAAAATCGAGCTGGAGGATCATCCCTACACCTTGCATCAGTGTATTGAAGAAGCCCTCGAATTGCTGGCCCCGCGCGCACTCGACAAAGGCCTGGAAGTCATTTCGCAGCTCGATCCCACTTTGCCGGCAATGGTGGTGGGAGATGTCACCCGACTGCGTCAGGTGATTGTGAATCTGCTGGGCAATGCGATCAAGTTCACTGCCGAGGGCGAAGTGCGAGTGTCCGTCTCCCGCGGGGAGACTCACCCTTCGGGCGAACTCACTTTGAATATCACGGTCGCCGACACCGGCATTGGTATTCCGCCGGAAAAGCAGGACCGTCTTTTCAAATCCTTCAGCCAAGTCGACAGTTCAACCACGCGGGAATTTGGCGGCACGGGTCTGGGGTTGGCCATCAGCAAGCGTTTGATCGAACTGATGAGCGGTTCGGTCTCGGTTGAAAGCGAGGCCGACCAAGGCGCGAAATTCCATTTTGACATCAAGGTGCGGGTGGAGGCCGATACGCCCCCGCGCTGGCTGGCCGGAGTCCCCGAACTGGAGGGACGCCGAATGCTGCTCTTGGAGGACAATGCCGCGCAGCGGGAAAACTTTCAGCAACTCGCGACCGGGTGGGGCATCGACCTGATCGCCGTCGAAACCGCAGCGGCGGCGCGGGAAGTTCTGCGTAAACCTGAAAGCCAATTCGATCTGGTTGTGATCGACCACGAGATGCTGGGAAATTCAGCGGATGCCGTGCTGACGGAAATGGCCGGGCTGCCCGGATCGGCGGCATCGGGGGTGTTTTTATTCACCGCTCGCGGTCAGGCGAAACCATCGCGAAACTTTAGAATCATTTCCAAGCCGCTGCGTCCGGTCAGCCTATTGGAACAACTCGCCCGGGCGGTCACAGGAGATCAACGCGAGGAAAAGCGGGTCGCGAGCACGTCTCCGTTCGGGGATGCCGAGCGCAGTTTGGCTGAGCGTCTGCCCTTGCGACTGCTGGTCGTCGACGACAATGCCGTGAACCAGAAAGTCGCCTGCATGTTGCTCAAACGGCTCGGCTACGTGGCCGACTCGGTGGGCAATGGACTCGAAGCGCTGCAAGCGCTCGACCAAAAAACTTACGACCTCATTCTCATGGACGTCCAGATGCCGGAAATGGACGGTTACGAAACCGCCCGCCGAATTTGCGAAAAATGGGAACCCCTTGACCGGCCGCGCCCACGCATCGTCGCGATGACGGGCAATGCGATGCAGGGGGACCGGGAATTATGCCTCGAAGCCGGCATGGATGACTACATCGCCAAGCCCGTGCGAGTGGATGAAGTGAGTGCCGCCCTCGAACGTTGGGGCGCGGAATGTGCCGCCGCTCGATGA